DNA sequence from the Pedobacter sp. W3I1 genome:
ATCGACAAGTTTTACATTAAAGTTTGAAGTAGCCTTTACCTCATCAGCTGTAATCACCAGCGAACCTTTGACCTGATATTCTTTGGTAACCCCATGGATTTGCAGGTTCCCTTTTATGGTGATTGGATAAGTGCCTGGTTTCGAAAAATCAATTTGTTCTATAATTTTTCCTTTAAAGTCTGAGGTTGGGTATTTATCGCTTTCAATATAGTTTTCGTTAAAATGTTCCTGCATCAACTTCTTCTTAAATTGAAAAGAGGTATTGTTGATTTTGAAAATGATGTCGTTGGTTTTGATATTGACGGCCGAAGCCCCTGTTTTACTCAAAGCATCGATATCTTCAACAGGTGTTGAAGAGAAAAATGAAGAAGTTACATTTTTACTTACCCATATCTGCGCTTTTATACCTGTGCATAATAACAAGGCTATTAAGGTGAAAAGTAGTTTTTGCATCGGTGTATTTATTTAAATTTTTTAATGGAATCCTCTTGATTTGGCGTTAATCCTTATTTATTCTGGCATACCTTTATCCACCCAAGCTTGTAATAATTCTCTTTCGCTTGCGGTTAAAGACCCGCCTTTAGGCATAGTTTTAGTAACCAAAACTGAATTAGCTACACGTGCATCATTTTTTATAGAAGCCAAGCCATTTAATGCCCATACCACTTTAATGCCCCCATTAGGACCATGGCAGCTGTTACATTTGGTTTGAAACAGTGCTCCGGCAAAATTTGTGTAGGTTACATTGGCAGTGCTTACCGGGGTAGGACCAGCAGGCTTTAATTCTTCTGCTTGTTTTTTAGAGCAGGCAAAAAGCATGGCAGTAATTGCGGCTAATAAAAAGATTGAATTTTGTTTTTTCATAGATATTTAATTAAGATTAAAATTGGTGATAGATTCATTTCTAGATCCTCATATTCGATTGCTGTGCAGGGCAATTGAAATTTTTGCGGCGATGGCCGAATTGTTTTTTGCTTTTACCGATATGCATAACATGATTAGAAATGCAGCAAATAGAATTGCGATAACTTGTTTTTTTGCTGTCATGCCTCTGTAGTTTAAAGTTTATGTTCTGTTTAGTTAAAAATCTTCACTGTTTTTTGAGTCCAGCCCGGGTTTTAATCGGATTCCTGTTGAAATCTTAATGGTTACGTAGCTTTCTTAGCATTGGTTGCCTGCAATAAAAAAAAACACAAAAAAAAGCCGTCCCGATTTTACATCGGAACGGCTTTCGAGATAAATTATAGCTAAAACCTAGTTAAAATCTTCGGCTTTTAATGGCGGATTGACTTTAATGTCTTTAATTACAACTGAAAATTCCTGAGAACCTTGTGGGGTTACCACCGATTGAGTTAAAGTAAACGGAAATAATACATCGCCAACTTTTTTGTAGTTTGAATATTCCGTAGATTGATTAATTTCAACTCCACCTTTGGTAGTGGTGCTTTCGTCTTTTAAAAGTAAGCCTGATTTGGTGTCGTAATATTCAGTTTTCTTTTTGCCTGAAGGAGAAGTGATATTTAATTTAAATGCATCAGCAGTACCAACTTTTGCCGTTCCTGCTGATTCAATTTTAGTCCCATCAGTTGCATAGTACAGTTGACCGCCATAACCTTTATCATCTTTCTTTTCAGCCAGGTCATCGCCAGTTAATTCAGCTTTTTGCCCCATCTGCATCGCATAACCTGTTTTACCATTGTAAACCTGTTTCATTGCAGTTTGGCCCCCCATAGAAATTTCCATGCTGCTTAAGTTAGGTGCCATGTTTTTAATGGTAACCGTTAATTTTTGACCTTGCATTTCCATCTCTCCATTTTGCTGTAAAGAAGTAAGTTTTTTAATTGCTTCTGCACCACCGATTGCTTTGATGTAGTTGCTGATAATTTGTGCTGGTACGGGAGGAGGGGGAGAGAGTGTTACTTCATTTTCTTGAACCGGATTTGCATAGTTGTCGAAAACCCGTGGTTTAAAACCTGCTTTGAATAAACCAACAGCAAATGCATCAGTTTTACCCACAATAACTACTCGTGTATTATCATGATTATAATACTTTTTGGTTACCCTTAAAATATCATCGGTAGTTACGGCATTAATCTTTTGTAAATAAGTGCGGTAAAAATCCTTTGGTAAATTATTAATTAAGATATTACTAGCGAAGCCTGCAGTACGTGCCGGATTTTCTAAGCCCAGTGCAAACGATCCGTTAAAAAGATTTTTCGCATTCTGTAATTCATCAGCAGTAACCTTTATCGTGCGGATAGTGTTAATTTCTTTTAAGAACTCGACCACTGCACTATCAACTTTCTCGTTTCTAACAGCAGCATTAGCCGAAAATTTAGATTGGAAACGACCAGAACCTGTGCTTGAGTATGCACCATAAGTAAAGCCATGTTTCTCTCGAAGGTTGTCAAATAATCTAGATTCAGAGCCTCCACCTAAGATTTGGTTCGCCAATAAAATCGGGAAATAATCAGGGCTGCTCATCGGTAAGTCGATTAAGTTAACAACCGTAATTTCAGATTGAACTGCATTACTTACATTGATAATGTCTACTTCTGTTTTGGCAGGATTAGTAACTTTAGTAAGTACTGGTAAAGTTAATGCAGTTCCTTTCCAATCGCCAAAGGCTTTCTCTGCCAAAGCTTTTGCCGCTTCCGGTTTAATATCGCCTACAAAAGTTAAGTAACCTCTTGATGGGGTAATGTATTTCTTATAAGCTGCTTTTACATCGTCTAAAGTGATGCCTGTTATAGAAGCCTCCGTTTCAAACTCTCCATAAGGATGGTTTTTGCCATAAGCCAATGCATTTACTACACGCGCTGAAATGGCTTTTGCACTTTTCTCGTTGGATTTTAATCCGGTGATGGTTTGCGATTTTAGTTTTTCGAAAGATTCTGCCGGGAAAGCAGGTTTACGGATACTCTCGGCCATTAAAGCAAATGCCTGAGGAAAATAACGGGTTAAAGCAGAAGCACTACCACCATATGAACCAGCACTTACATCGGCACCTAACTGATCTACGGCCTCGTCAAATTGTGCCTTTGTCTTCGTTGTGGTTCCTTCGTTCAGCATATTGCCCATCAACCCAACAACGCCTGCTTTTGCACCTTCGGTAATAGGACCTGCATCGATACTGTAACTTGCTGATACTTTAGGTAGTTTATGGTTTTCTACCACCAAAACAGTTATGCCATTTGCTAATTTATAAATAACAGGATCGCCAACAGTAATAATCGGTGCAGGGCCTGGTTTTGGTTTATGGCTTCGATCTATTGTTTGTGCTGAAATACCTTGAGCCAATAAGGAAACTGCAGCTATAATGAATAATTTCTTCATGTTTTTAATAATTAAAATGAAAAAGCGATCAGCTTATTTCTTAGGTAAGTAATACAATACAACTCTTTGGTTTTTGTTCAGGTATTTTTTAGCAACATCTCTGATCTCCTCGCGGGTAATGGATCTGATTACTTCTAATTCCTTGTTAATGTCGTTTGTATCCTTATCATGGAAAGTATAACCATCAGCTAAGTTTTCGGCAACACCAAGCATTTTGCTATTTGCACTTACATAATTGTTTTCAAACTTGTTCTGTAGCTTTTTATAATCGCTTTCACTAATTAAATCTGTTTGAAGGCGTAAAACTTCTTCATCAATATCTTTTAATAAATCGTTAAGCGGAGTATTCTTATTGGGTAGTGCAAGTGTAATATATGCACCGTAATCTTCAAGCGAATAGTTAAAAGCAGCAACCTGTAGAGCTGTTTTCTTTTGATCAACCATTTTAGTGCTTAATCTCGAACTTCCTCCTTCTGATAAAATAGAGCTAACCATACCTAATACCTTGCTCTCTCTGCTCTTCATGCCTGGTACACGGTAAGCGGCAAAAATAGCTGGGATCTGAATATTGGCATCGTAGGCTGTATCAATGATTTCTTTGGTAATTTCGGGTAATTTGAATTCCTGACGAACAATTGGTGCACCTTTAGGCACTTCAGCGAAGTAAGATTTTACCAAAGCTTTTGTTTTGTCTACATCTAAATCGCCGGCAATGGTTAGAACTGCATTGTTGGGTACGTAATACTTTTTAAAGAAAGCGATAAACTCACTCAATTTTGCAGCATCTAAATGCTCCATGGAGCCGATAGGTTGCCAGCGGTAAGGGTGACCATCAAACAAATGAGAGAAAATTTTCTCTGTAAATTTTCCATATGGTGAGTTGTCTATGCGTAAACGTTTTTCTTCCTTTACCACTTCATTCTGTGTTTTTACACCGCTTTCATTAATTACCGGGTGTAACATTCTTTCGCTTTCCAGCCATAAACCCAGTTCCAATTGGTTTGATGGAAAAACTTCATAGTAAAAAGTACGGTCTTGAGAAGTATTGGCATTGTTCTGTCCGCCATTACTACTCACTAATTTCATAAATTCACCTTTTTTGATATTATCCGAACCTTCGAATAATAAGTGTTCAAAAAAGTGAGCAAAGCCTGTACGCTGGGTTTCTTCGTCTTTAGAGCCAACATGGTACATTACCGAAACGGCAACAACGGGAGCGGTTTTGTCTTCGTGTAGAATGACGTGGAGACCATTGTCCAGGTCGAATTCCGTAAACTGTACTTTTTGGGCAGAAGCACTTAAGCACAGACCAGAAATAGCCAAAGCAAAGAGAATTCTTTTTTTCATGAGCATATAATTTGTTTTTAATGAATAGAAATCAAAGGTAAAAGCAAGTAACGATTTCTTAAATAAGTTAATTTGGTTTCACTTGAGTGAAATAGATATTAAGGACGGTCTAAAATATGGATTAAAACAAAAAAAGCGAGCACTAAACCCGCTTTTTTTTGAAATATATTTTACCTCCAGGCCTTGTATTGGTTAATTAAGCCATTGGTAGAACTATCATGGCTTGAAACTTTTTCGCTGCCTGCCAGCTCCGGAAGAATCTTTTTGGCTAATTGTTTACCAAGTTCTACTCCCCACTGATCGAAACTAAAGATGTTCCAGATAATGCCCTGAACAAATATTTTATGTTCGTAAATGGCTACTAAGCTGCCTAAAGTATATGGTGTTACTTTTTTCAATAATATTGAGTTTGTTGGGCGATTGCCTTCAAATACTTTAAAAGGAGCAATTTTTTCGATTTCTGAATCTGATTTACCATCCTTCCTTAACTCAGCTGTTACTTCTTCTTCGGTTTTACCGTTCATCAAAGCTTCTGTTTGCGCAAAAAAGTTCGACAATAGGATAGGATGGTGATCACCTAATGGATTTAAACTCTGTGCAGGCGCAATAAAATCAGCAGGAATAATTCTGGTGCCCTGGTGGATTAACTGATAAAAGGCATGCTGGCCGTTTGTTCCAGGCTCACCCCAGATAATCGGTCCGGTTTCATAATCAACCTCATTGCCGTTTCTATCAACATGTTTACCATTACTTTCCATATCTCCCTGTTGGAAATAAGCAGCAAAACGGTGCATATATTGGTCGTAAGGTAAAATAACCTGTGTTTCTGCATTGTAGAAATTGATATACCAAACGCCTAACAAACCTAAAATTACAGGCAGGTTACTTTCAAACTCGGCAGTTTTAAAGTGGTTATCAGCTGCATGGGCGCCAGCTAACAATTGTTTAAAATTATCGAAGCCTATACTTAATGAAATGGATAAGCCGATAGCGCTCCATAAGGAGTAACGACCGCCAACCCAATCCCAAAACTCAAACATGTTTTCGGTATCGATACCAAAAGCAGAAACGTCTTTAGCATTGGTAGATAATGCTGCAAAGTGTTTGGCAATATCACTTTCTTTACCACCTTTTTCTAAAAACCATGTACGGGCAGAGTGTGCATTCGTCATGGTTTCTTGTGTAGTAAAAGTTTTCGATGCAACTAAGAATAATGTTGTCTCAGCATTCAAATCTGCTAATGTTTCGGCGATGTGTGTGCCATCAATATTCGAAACAAAGTGAATATTTAAGTGGTTTTTATAATGCTTTAAAGCTTCGGTAACCATTACAGGACCGAGGTCTGACCCACCGATACCAATATTTACCACATCAGTTATGGCTTTGCCGGTATAACCTTTCCATTCGCCGCTGATGATGCTGTTGCTAAATTTCTCCATTTTAGCCAGTACGGCATTTACTTCAGGCATCACATCTTTACCATCAACTAAAATTGGGGCATTGCTTAAATTACGTAAGGCAATATGAAGCACCGAACGGTCTTCCGTTTCATTTATCTTATCGCCATTGTACATCGATTTTATAGCTTCATCCAATTTACACTCACGAGCCAATTGAATCAATAGTGCAAATGTTTCATCGCTGATACGGTTCTTGCTATAATCTAGCAGAATATCCTCAAAAAAAACAGAAAACTTATTGAAACGATCTGCATCATCAGCAAAAAGATCTTTAATGCTTTTTTGATTGATATCTATGAAATGATCGGCTAAATACTTATAGGCCTCAGTTTCTGTGAAATTTACTTTAGGTAACATAATCTTTGTTTTTTTGTAAAAGTAATAAAGCAAAAATTTAAAATGGTCTTTTTAATGTGCTAAATCAATAAGAATTTTTAATGTCGA
Encoded proteins:
- a CDS encoding pitrilysin family protein; this encodes MKKRILFALAISGLCLSASAQKVQFTEFDLDNGLHVILHEDKTAPVVAVSVMYHVGSKDEETQRTGFAHFFEHLLFEGSDNIKKGEFMKLVSSNGGQNNANTSQDRTFYYEVFPSNQLELGLWLESERMLHPVINESGVKTQNEVVKEEKRLRIDNSPYGKFTEKIFSHLFDGHPYRWQPIGSMEHLDAAKLSEFIAFFKKYYVPNNAVLTIAGDLDVDKTKALVKSYFAEVPKGAPIVRQEFKLPEITKEIIDTAYDANIQIPAIFAAYRVPGMKSRESKVLGMVSSILSEGGSSRLSTKMVDQKKTALQVAAFNYSLEDYGAYITLALPNKNTPLNDLLKDIDEEVLRLQTDLISESDYKKLQNKFENNYVSANSKMLGVAENLADGYTFHDKDTNDINKELEVIRSITREEIRDVAKKYLNKNQRVVLYYLPKK
- a CDS encoding insulinase family protein, coding for MKKLFIIAAVSLLAQGISAQTIDRSHKPKPGPAPIITVGDPVIYKLANGITVLVVENHKLPKVSASYSIDAGPITEGAKAGVVGLMGNMLNEGTTTKTKAQFDEAVDQLGADVSAGSYGGSASALTRYFPQAFALMAESIRKPAFPAESFEKLKSQTITGLKSNEKSAKAISARVVNALAYGKNHPYGEFETEASITGITLDDVKAAYKKYITPSRGYLTFVGDIKPEAAKALAEKAFGDWKGTALTLPVLTKVTNPAKTEVDIINVSNAVQSEITVVNLIDLPMSSPDYFPILLANQILGGGSESRLFDNLREKHGFTYGAYSSTGSGRFQSKFSANAAVRNEKVDSAVVEFLKEINTIRTIKVTADELQNAKNLFNGSFALGLENPARTAGFASNILINNLPKDFYRTYLQKINAVTTDDILRVTKKYYNHDNTRVVIVGKTDAFAVGLFKAGFKPRVFDNYANPVQENEVTLSPPPPVPAQIISNYIKAIGGAEAIKKLTSLQQNGEMEMQGQKLTVTIKNMAPNLSSMEISMGGQTAMKQVYNGKTGYAMQMGQKAELTGDDLAEKKDDKGYGGQLYYATDGTKIESAGTAKVGTADAFKLNITSPSGKKKTEYYDTKSGLLLKDESTTTKGGVEINQSTEYSNYKKVGDVLFPFTLTQSVVTPQGSQEFSVVIKDIKVNPPLKAEDFN
- a CDS encoding YceI family protein; protein product: MQKLLFTLIALLLCTGIKAQIWVSKNVTSSFFSSTPVEDIDALSKTGASAVNIKTNDIIFKINNTSFQFKKKLMQEHFNENYIESDKYPTSDFKGKIIEQIDFSKPGTYPITIKGNLQIHGVTKEYQVKGSLVITADEVKATSNFNVKLVDHNIKVPTIVFKQIAETIQVKMTATYQPKK
- the pgi gene encoding glucose-6-phosphate isomerase translates to MLPKVNFTETEAYKYLADHFIDINQKSIKDLFADDADRFNKFSVFFEDILLDYSKNRISDETFALLIQLARECKLDEAIKSMYNGDKINETEDRSVLHIALRNLSNAPILVDGKDVMPEVNAVLAKMEKFSNSIISGEWKGYTGKAITDVVNIGIGGSDLGPVMVTEALKHYKNHLNIHFVSNIDGTHIAETLADLNAETTLFLVASKTFTTQETMTNAHSARTWFLEKGGKESDIAKHFAALSTNAKDVSAFGIDTENMFEFWDWVGGRYSLWSAIGLSISLSIGFDNFKQLLAGAHAADNHFKTAEFESNLPVILGLLGVWYINFYNAETQVILPYDQYMHRFAAYFQQGDMESNGKHVDRNGNEVDYETGPIIWGEPGTNGQHAFYQLIHQGTRIIPADFIAPAQSLNPLGDHHPILLSNFFAQTEALMNGKTEEEVTAELRKDGKSDSEIEKIAPFKVFEGNRPTNSILLKKVTPYTLGSLVAIYEHKIFVQGIIWNIFSFDQWGVELGKQLAKKILPELAGSEKVSSHDSSTNGLINQYKAWR